In Candidatus Gastranaerophilales bacterium, a single genomic region encodes these proteins:
- a CDS encoding glycosyltransferase family 39 protein, translating to MIEYFKREKWCIFAISLIFILAIPFFWLRMALLTIDIGRELYIPWQMIKGHLLYKDIFIIFAPLSYQISAFSLKLLGDKLSSFYIFGLINSFLIVNLTYAIGREFLSKKLSLLITFFVMFTGVFAFHIFNFNMPYAYAMPYSLMFFLASFLALIKYLKSNGHEAKYVYISSLFCGAACVTKYEYILFAIFLVYIFCCFKPISVAQKIKSVLAFLTVPTLSYGTLLLQGVTFYDWYNNFLIVQKMATSSAMHHFYMVSGAFFSLSKFFQVLNTGVIFSLIVGFSIYYSLKFKKQKNKKSEIIIIILTWIFLFIYFMIYANFSFAFLSILNLLLLTIFFKRIYKNPPLFALMVSAFLISLKSFYSMELIAYGVISIGVLLVAIAAFFLSNILEYKKEIYLLLAKQIIEIILTCALVLMFGYQIWWLTHLNSPVYTPKGVIYTTKGAAAIHNDFINYLKQNTKTNDTLLVLPETPLVNYVMNLDSDNIHYTLMPADIDMFGEKQILDKFVKIKPDFFALSNRETSEYGKDYMCSYYASTICIMVYKNYKYQKTLKNGDYIINIYKRK from the coding sequence ATGATAGAATATTTTAAACGAGAAAAATGGTGTATATTTGCGATTTCCTTAATTTTTATTTTGGCGATACCTTTTTTCTGGTTACGAATGGCTCTTTTGACTATAGATATTGGGCGTGAGCTATATATCCCGTGGCAAATGATTAAGGGGCATCTTTTATACAAAGATATTTTTATTATTTTTGCACCTTTGTCTTATCAAATAAGTGCCTTTTCTTTGAAACTTTTGGGGGATAAATTATCTTCTTTTTATATTTTTGGACTTATTAATTCATTTTTGATAGTCAATTTGACGTATGCAATCGGGCGTGAATTTTTATCTAAAAAACTTTCTTTATTAATCACATTTTTTGTTATGTTTACGGGTGTTTTTGCTTTTCATATCTTTAATTTTAATATGCCGTATGCTTATGCTATGCCTTATTCTTTAATGTTTTTTTTAGCTTCTTTTTTGGCATTGATTAAATATCTTAAATCAAACGGGCATGAGGCAAAATATGTTTATATTTCTTCTTTATTTTGTGGGGCTGCGTGCGTAACAAAATATGAATATATTTTATTTGCTATTTTTTTAGTTTATATTTTTTGTTGTTTTAAGCCGATTTCTGTTGCCCAAAAAATTAAATCGGTTTTAGCTTTTTTGACTGTACCGACGCTTTCTTATGGAACTTTATTATTGCAAGGGGTTACGTTTTATGATTGGTATAATAACTTTTTAATTGTTCAAAAAATGGCGACGAGCTCTGCTATGCATCACTTTTATATGGTTTCGGGAGCTTTTTTCAGTTTAAGTAAATTTTTCCAAGTCTTAAATACCGGCGTTATATTTTCATTAATTGTCGGGTTTTCGATTTATTATTCATTAAAATTTAAAAAACAAAAAAATAAAAAGTCTGAGATTATAATTATTATTTTAACTTGGATTTTTTTATTTATATATTTTATGATATATGCTAATTTTTCTTTTGCTTTTTTATCGATTTTAAATCTTTTATTATTAACTATCTTTTTTAAAAGAATATACAAAAATCCGCCTTTGTTTGCCTTAATGGTTTCAGCTTTTTTAATTTCTCTTAAATCGTTTTATTCAATGGAGCTGATAGCCTATGGTGTAATATCTATTGGGGTTTTACTTGTAGCTATAGCTGCTTTTTTTCTTTCAAATATTCTTGAATATAAAAAAGAAATATATCTCTTGCTTGCAAAACAAATAATAGAAATTATTCTTACGTGTGCACTTGTCCTTATGTTCGGGTATCAAATATGGTGGCTAACTCATCTTAATAGTCCCGTCTATACTCCTAAAGGAGTTATTTATACAACTAAAGGGGCAGCCGCAATCCACAATGATTTTATAAATTATTTAAAACAAAATACGAAAACAAATGATACATTATTAGTGTTGCCAGAAACGCCTCTTGTTAATTATGTTATGAATTTAGATTCTGACAATATTCATTATACATTGATGCCTGCGGATATTGATATGTTTGGTGAAAAGCAAATATTAGACAAATTTGTAAAAATTAAACCCGATTTTTTTGCTTTATCAAACAGAGAAACTTCTGAATACGGTAAAGACTACATGTGCAGTTACTATGCTTCAACAATCTGCATTATGGTATATAAAAATTATAAATATCAAAAAACACTAAAAAATGGAGATTACATAATTAACATCTATAAAAGGAAATAA